The following coding sequences are from one Megachile rotundata isolate GNS110a chromosome 13, iyMegRotu1, whole genome shotgun sequence window:
- the Vps13B gene encoding vacuolar protein sorting 13B isoform X3, translating into MFKLESYITPVILSYVEKYVKNFKPEQSQVSLWGGDASFQNLDLRLEVLEEQLNLPFVFVSGHIHELLIHVPWVKITSEPIVITINTIECILKLKDDNKVETIPSEVQRRQEIPQDETPPGYIKSIVTKVVNNITINCNNLILKYVEEDIVLSVNVRFLSMQTVNNKWEPTFTDVNGYEVMLRKVITIQDLTLCLDKMDASGKIEIYQDPVLYRCSVVIRLIVNYHSNTAKKASITRLDLHCQKMEFSITEQQVPMLLRLAALIMALQTKQFPSSKERSLISMEEREDIKQDRAGGNVAETTGWGGWAWNAVSSLLPIDWDNDWSTEQQMAYSGHTIHLGIYVQDATLTFKTVENVKEQLFYKSRKLRYKSFLTLRLNGVVVDSLLQGIAMTTFQIGMGCIRIYPRGTCSCGHLEVVDGAQPPLYLIAGKLNTDYLKDSLFDNDSVENKGKRREYKQGIYYYLRTVSEERLIERCPAFSMDYVHCVELPDDITPEKLAEFGSNFEYSNFHERRVMRYIVGDLTIRLCSGIFHRIETIKQAAANYDYNPYIVTKPDPLVDELPPVTLEEYEALRENVSMAQTKFIVIRASLQLQLADHSVTGLPRHRKIVESRTTPLTPALTDDPFLSIECDEAIVFILQPLYPFRLAACASKQTELSTEMFNQCHKVISVQVNGARSQLYLTKNCHTSVVMPYSVECKIKKLLYPQYWKDVDLIHETYTVHMDSITITGTKAKLMVAVSILTSIFDPTDTTNPLVCSSLFNDACQEADPVYLELLFENVNCKKLSSLVTISNEISISSVKMFALNESQQAFVFSGPESNIDGDIENKSLLTAVIQFPKDIEKQTHPPLVSLQMADIRASLDPLLFKWLEYRVTYYNIGTVCTMRPEMQQHLEGASSDTGTKKKTFPSLHESVHSSSDKEKRKSIITTEKSKTVQNDETLKKKDSKTEGERQNLQNLGILVRLSELYPWWGGLVLSGCVGHIVIYIPSMTMSGIGAYGIEEAKDGALKNDTNLQILIIKLPTLVIHSSNVNFESLAPYLQELPVVLPKSMWTNKSQSFPWTLSLVDFHCYMLQQNTQKNFIKKMSLNATVALTTKVTTFKSEKNTLSALGVCVHIDNSPIIVSISEEQVVFMNKIISSIANVIRDTTSINKSGITSTQINIETQVVLPIIPQTPSTPTQLLYPEDTTTNSTVSTSKDDAAQDTDELILTAWIQWTITKIAIKLYVTEKESLSSLKLVLELEDIITSLDLQPVYLKLKSKITTVTIFHYTRAPNSVTWDIGEYVGAVLCGREDSLEKGDDSGFISFTLTRAKSGNVHTRWGTYKKHKSQKKDIMSESILSANSYISEVVIKVQMMDLILPLTIVSKYMQLIKPFTWFYQSAEKGTTEISEQNVVPPLTSITNLDVEMLPLVYLDFKGLRLMLPVSNAIKFKPQHDLLIFQVDGVRITPHAENPICRTPLRLDIYQLAAQANILSIPGSAVEDRQYQINIKGICIHTTTWKNYQMSINKKMSQSYLYTMNENPALEWNKLGHGSSLERQFSTLPLLSKFDLCLIIAPPVIFKPDVTVCGSAIEVNCITDIEVTVNLDQIQLMSVLSNELRNILLGHFEQNLDATVFSNTTQKTLSNVGGMRQITWTKQVSEDTDVDFTKDSGIDFETSSINSTIVDKPPSLDTSVLSPFEFLVNCGKITFVLYDIQETVTEYQVDINEVEEEEGETQKQPLFYIMVNQPNIYFSQQHPLQKIQVSCFDITVALGDKERRELISIPTEKDFKVYMIETKNGDLHPDTGIPPSFITVKYEKTLGKNPQFSIDMGRPTKIHFSLSRLNQIYSIKNKILTCVTSQHESTSSEHFDDIKIPSVTKSKRMTSPDLHISTKQVVLSLKTDSGAEIIASLSSLSGNISSLLRPDRIYSNTSVDSCIISVILNENIKVLLNPWCCNVTICLLWETWQNTDSIPQVQVQADSDSLYLDFGPEQIKILKSVVEDCQLLLSELTLSSSKSKDSGKQIVLSTEQHYQDDLKAGAFQFVNGNADELPFPYQVIFFTYPQQSMAWRYPQPRTLTRIHVSPVPFETLDSDTVNVERVHCTLEYWSDCHMSYQRYADFYLSETDSYRLELPDKAPARAVACIWRVVLLNSNRPKTIISARVLAACLRIDSYFNSSIIPNIQAALNIGAIHISMFNQINSVIDELQPPLKNYTLKGILPETQCFMTLEHKGAILVLNRWIDGSVLIDIGGTFGIHILDYSYLTMQEVLDPLEARLQLSLSDKTDISLTCSPFSLKLSPTIAHTLAVSTHLWFASLEEEKKCGILFTRYMVANNSNVPILFGQSGTGENILLESRQCNFYSWRHISNKMLRIAIKDNVWLWSKPFSVGTDGIQAIEFNNSATKAAVFVSVASISAMQKLVTFCGQLIISNQLVDNFEMKLVRYEADIGSKVTVLKDVYPIAGKSRPPSVILDGNKKMAIRLRFTNVPNLSWTGDIPLQPNVKWGQPWLVKVPLQERGQFLSIWVRIVTQTIQERMKVLAVLSPLYMIKSHLPVPVRVQMDTPSLKISLSTMVNGRGERQQLYCPGTFEHFHQLTFQLESGVSTSNPYVPLSYSSVDQRKFFRRPESEDIDDILKSLENQTNEVEWPFQEDEMEEWISAEQPQTHVQVKYQDAGLVSSTLLLELQPWCFILNSVGCYLSLVSEDIELCQIPHYGIITPPKLEGTFHLCVGIGDTFYTSQALQLARPDWSQSFYMPKIGGLIPLDGNIKTCVDCGSSVSIMNINSSMYEDMRLVRVTSSHVINNLTPQELCVATLAVHEDATRLELPNDLTPFSFNISSNEDQKQGIPITQWYTLYMEEIIEPLALYISLSLGHKWSCPIRVDQGMSRKCVAVPNGSTTMPVVITIQEDKGTTYIMMYVDHHPQLLIENTCAFKILLGQANESGGGIIPDTPHFSWICEIESNANCHYTIPSISNRLPDAPVTNASNVLLFSAVTSGYNEQIKGKELRWSRGINLSAISGVAVDQYVRLPSYGDVKLIMQNHCYTTYINIVPISQVEVSARDIRSRLLRKENDPKDIESLHGSFSIEEDDRSTINVQSSGSSTSVTTFFSAQEDTSTPDMKTSSQMHLQRLITTVENIKGSENDDAKIVGENNSNEGSATICLRGVTIVIMHDMNENAQRIEVASLSMTDVIVAAVAKSKTINLRVFIGDLQLDNQLFDQGGFDFPVVLISQSPLLVKETRFYTCNCLMSKLEQIRENSLIAIDYVLEKQGQLRVSKDLFIKFAPISAYIEDTYITQLLNYATAMVPPRFLVPDSLKKARTLVSTIGVYIPDYIMVDAKILSAPLRLQNLKIEPVSILLSVHTSVRLYVALDHSPLYFGTFEKKNILTTPYKLGNALTMHYLSGAIFGAGWVVGSLEILGSPGSLAQALGSGLRDFVSLPFQGLLQGPWGFIVGITHGSASLMRHVTAGTLNSVTKLASSVARNLDRLTLDEEHLQRQEESRRMRPQGMAQGFYQGLTGLGMSLLAAVAGLAHHPLQQVWSGEITTKSLVTGVGLGLVGVVTKPLSGAAELVALTGQGLLQGAGWNSLPSPRQRPVVQYTTGNNNTSIRYAWWLLPLLENNHGNILHVANADYVIQQGSNRAVTLVLTRHALLLVNTAEDNIERIFLLKDLTSADHHLESTICLYCSPETVQNNRSVSPAPYEMDQEMRARVAEYVRSSSTGLASVSTNSDGQSDVFENTTPHSDRTLTFYVSPDSRNYLLSLFNIAKRQSQGSGFRVL; encoded by the exons CAACAAGTACCAATGTTGCTCAGATTAGCTGCATTAATAATGGCCTTGCAAACAAAACAGTTTCCTTCCAGCAAAGAAAGATCCTTAATTTCCATGGAGGAAAGGGAAGATATCAAACAAG ATCGTGCGGGAGGTAATGTTGCAGAAACTACAGGTTGGGGTGGATGGGCTTGGAATGCGGTATCATCTTTATTACCTATTGATTGGGATAATGATTGGTCTACAGAACAACAAATGGCTTATTCAGGACACACAATTCATTTAGGCATCTATGTACAAGATGCCACTTTAACTTTTAag acAGTGGAAAATGTTAAggaacaattattttataaatctcGTAAGCTCCgatataaatcatttttaacatTACGATTGAATGGGGTAGTAGTAGATAGTTTACTCCAAGGTATTGCAATGACTACTTTTCAAATTGGAATGGGTTGTATTCGTATATATCCAAGAGGAACTTGTAGCTGTGGACACCTTGAAGTCGTAGATGGAGCTCAG CCACCCTTATATTTAATAGCTGGCAAGTTAAATACTGATTATTTGAAAGACTCTTTGTTTGACAATGATTCAGTGGAGAACAAAGGCAAAAGGAGAGAATATAAACAGGGAATATATTACTATCTACGTACAGTTTCAG AAGAGCGGTTGATAGAACGATGTCCCGCATTTTCTATGGATTATGTTCATTGCGTAGAATTACCTGATGATATTACACCCGAGAAATTGGCAGAATTTGGATCTAATTTTGAATATAG taatttccACGAGCGCCGAGTAATGAGATACATCGTAGGTGATTTAACTATTAGATTGTGCTCAGGTATTTTTCATCGTATCGAAACGATAAAGCAAGCCGCCGCAAATTATGATTACAATCCATACATAGTTACAAAACCAG ATCCACTCGTGGATGAACTTCCTCCTGTTACATTGGAAGAGTATGAAGCATTACGAGAAAATGTCTCTATGGCCCAGACAAagtttatagtaataagagcatCGCTACAATTACAATTAGCTGATCATTCTGTCACTGGATTACCCCGTCATCGAAAGATAGTTGAAAGTCGA ACGACACCGTTAACGCCTGCTCTTACAGACGATCCTTTTCTGAGTATTGAATGTGATGAAGCAATTGTGTTCATACTTCAACCTTTATATCCATTTCGACTTGCAGCTTGTGCATCGAAACAAACTGAGCTTTCAACAGAAATGTTTAATCAGTGCCATAAAGTTATTTCAGTGCAG gtGAATGGAGCAAGGAGTCAACTTTATTTGACAAAAAATTGTCATACATCTGTAGTAATGCCTTATTCTGTTGaatgtaaaataaagaaattattgtATCCGCAATATTGGAAGGATGTCGATTTAATACATGAAACATACACTGTACACATGGATAGTATTACAATTACTGGAACAAAAGCAAAATTAATGGTTGCTGTATCTATACTGACTTCAATTTTCGACCCTACTGATACAACAAATCCGCTAGTGTGTTCCTCTTTATTTAATGATGCTTGCCAAGAAGCAG ATCCTGTCTACTTGGAATTATTATTTGAGAATGTAAATTGTAAAAAGCTGTCATCTTTAGTTacaatttcaaatgaaataagTATAAGTTCAGTGAAAATGTTTGCGCTTAATGAGTCGCAACAGGCCTTTGTATTTTCGGGTCCAGAAAGTAACATCGATGG TGATATAGAGAATAAGTCGCTCTTAACAGCTGTCATACAGTTCCCAAAGGATATTGAGAAACAGACGCATCCACCTCTCGTTTCTCTTCAGATGGCAGACATTAGAGCTTCACTCGATCCACTGCTGTTTAAATGGTTAGAATATCGTGTTACTTATTATAATATCGGTACGGTATGCACGATGCGGCCCGAAATGCAACAACATTTAGAAGGAGCATCTTCTGATACTGGTACCAAGAAGAAAACATTTCCCAGTTTACATGAAAGTGTACATAGTTCTTCCGACAAAGAAAAACGAAAGTCAATTATAACGACAGAGAAATCAAAAACTGTACAAAATGATGAAActctaaaaaaaaaagattctaAAACTGAAGGTGAAAGACag AACttacagaatttgggaatattggtcAGATTATCAGAATTGTATCCATGGTGGGGTGGTCTTGTGTTAAGTGGCTGTGTTGGACATATTGTTATTTACATACCATCAATGACAATGAGTGGTATAGGGGCATATG GTATAGAAGAAGCCAAAGATGGAGCACTAAAAAACGATACTAATTTacaaatactaataataaaGTTACCCACTTTAGTGATTCATTCATCCAATGTAAATTTCGAATCATTGGCACCTTACCTTCAAGAATTACCAGTTGTACTACCAAAATCGATGTGGACGAACA AATCACAGAGTTTTCCGTGGACACTGAGTCTCGTTGATTTCCATTGTTACATGTTACAACAGAATACccaaaaaaatttcattaaaaaaatgtcgTTAAATGCTACAGTTGCTCTTACAACTAAGGTCACGACGTTCAAATCAGAAAAAAATACATTATCAGCATTGGGTGTTTGCGTTCACATTGACAATTCTCCGATTATCGTTTCAATTTCCGAAGAACAG gtAGTTTTTATGAACAAAATAATCTCAAGTATAGCAAACGTAATACGAGACACAACCAGTATTAATAAGAGTGGGATAACTAGTACTCAAATAAATATTGAGACGCAAGTTGTTCTCCCTATCATACCACAAACTCCATCTACACCaacgcaattactatatccTGAAGATACAACTACAAACTCAACAGTTTCTACTTCAAAGGATGATGCTGCACAag ATACGGATGAATTAATTTTGACTGCATGGATTCAGTGGACCATAACAAAAATTGCTATAAAATTATATGTTACGGAAAAAGAAAGTTTATCTTCGTTAAAATTAGTTCTTGAATTAGAAGACATTATTACTTCTTTAGATTTACAACCTGTCtacctaaaattaaaaagtaaaatcacgacagttactatattccaTTACACAAG AGCGCCAAATTCAGTGACTTGGGATATTGGGGAATATGTAGGCGCGGTGCTTTGCGGGAGAGAAGATAGCTTAGAAAAAGGTGATGATTCTGGGTTTATAAGTTTTACCTTGACTAGAGCAAAATCGGGAAATGTTCATACACGATGGGGTACCTATAAAAAACACAAAAGCCAGAAG AAAGATATAATGTCCGAGAGTATCTTATCTGCTAATAGCTATATTTCTGAAGTAGTTATAAAAGTGCAAATGATGGATCTAATTTTACCACTAACAATAGTTAGCAAATACATGCAACTGATAAAACCTTTCACGTGGTTTTATCAATCCGCTGAAAAGGGTACAACTGAAATTTCTGAACAAAATGTAGTACCACCTTTAACTAGTATCACCAATCTTGATGTCGAAATGTTGCCACTAGTATATTTAGACTTCAAAGGACTTAGACTAATGTTACCTGTCTCGAACGCAATAAAATTCAAACCACAGCATGATCTATTAATATTTCAG GTAGACGGAGTTCGAATTACTCCACACGCCGAAAATCCGATTTGCAGAACTCCTTTAAGACTAGACATATATCAACTTGCAGCTCAAGCAAATATTTTGAGTATACCAGGTTCTGCTGTGGAAGATAGGCAGtatcaaattaatataaagGGGATATGTATTCATACAACTACTTggaaaaattatcaaatgagTATAAACAAG AAAATGTCTCAGTCGTATCTGTACACCATGAATGAAAATCCTGCATTAGAATGGAATAAACTTGGACATGGAAGTAGTTTAGAACGCCAGTTTTCCACGCTTCCATTATTGTCAAA GTTTGATTTGTGTTTAATCATTGCTCCACCTGTGATATTTAAACCGGATGTAACTGTATGCGGAAGTGCCATTGAAGTAAATTGTATTACGGATATAGAAGTGACAGTGAATTTGGATCAGATTCAATTGATGTCAGTTCTAAGTAATGAGCTAAGGAATATATTGCTGGGACACTTTGAACAAAATTTAGATGCAACTGTGTTTAGCAATACAACTCAAAAAACATTGTCAAATGTGGGAGGTATGAGACAAATTACGTGGACGAAACAAGTTTCTGAGGACACAGATGTTGATTTTACTAAAGACAGTGGTATCGATTTCGAAACATCCAGCATAAATTCAACGATTGTT GATAAGCCACCATCTTTAGATACCTCTGTCCTTTCACCATTTGAGTTTTTAGTAAACTGTGGAAAAATAACATTCGTGCTTTATGATATTCAGGAAACAGTCACAGAATATCAAGTT gATATAAATGAAGTTGAAGAGGAAGAGGGCGAAACTCAGAAGCAGCCACTATTTTATATAATGGTTAATCAaccaaatatatatttttctcaACAGCATCCATTACAAAAAATACAA gTATCGTGTTTCGATATCACCGTTGCTCTTGGAGATAAAGAACGCAGAGAATTAATTTCAATACCAACAGAAAAGGATTTCAAAGTATATATGATTGAAACAAAAAATGGGGATCTGCACCCGGATACAGGCATCCCTCCATCTTTTATAACAGTAAAATACGAAAAAACTTTAGGAAAAAATCCGCAGTTCTCCATAGATATGGGAAGACctacaaaaattcatttctccTTATCAAGACTAAATCAGATATATAGTATTAAAAATAAG atattaacatgtgtgaCAAGTCAGCACGAATCAACATCTTCCGAACACTTTGACGATATAAAGATACCTTCAGTAACCAAATCGAAAAGAATGACTTCGCCTGATTTGCACATATCTACAAAGCAAGTGGTGCTTTCTCTAAAAACTGATTCTGGTGCTGAAATAATAGCTAGTTTGTCTTCGTTATCCGGCAATATTTCATCTCTTCTTAGACCCGATAGAATATACTCTAACACGTCTGTAGATTCTTGTATCATATCAGTGATCCTTAACGAAAACATAAAAGTTCTTTTAAATCCATGGTGTTGCAACGTGACTATTTGCTTGCTATGGGAAACTTGGCAGAATACTGATTCTATTCCACAAGTACAAGTACAGGCTGATAGCGATAGTCTTTATTTAGATTTTGGTccagaacaaataaaaattctaaaaagtgTTGTGGAAGATTGCCAGTTATTATTAAGCGAGTTAACGTTGTCTTCGTCAAAAAGCAAAGATAGTGGAAAACAAATTGTACTTTCGACTGAGCAACACTATCAGGATGATCTTAAAGCAGGCGCATTTCAATTCGTAAATGGAAATGCAGATGAACTTCCTTTTCCTTATCAA GTCATATTTTTCACTTATCCTCAACAATCGATGGCCTGGAGATATCCTCAGCCAAGAACATTAACGAGAATACATGTATCGCCGGTTCCGTTTGAA ACGTTAGATTCAGATACTGTTAACGTGGAAAGAGTACATTGTACTCTAGAATACTGGAGTGATTGTCATATGTCCTATCAACGTTACGCTGATTTTTATTTGTCAGAAACAGATTCTTATCGTTTGGAACTTCCTGACAAAGCTCCGGCGCGTGCAGTGGCTTGCATATGGCGTGTGGTTCTTCTAAACAGCAATCGACCGAAAACCATAATTTCAGCCCGAGTTCTTGCAGCCTGTTTGCGCATAGATTCTtatttcaactcttcaattataCCTAACATACAAGCTGCACTTAATATTGGTGCTATCCACATATCAATGTTTAACCAAATTAACTCGGTTATAGATGAGTTACAGCCacctttaaaaaattatactttgAAAGGTATACTACCCGAAACTCAATGCTTCATGACTCTGGAGCATAAAGGAGCTATCCTTGTGCTTAATAGGTGGATAGACGGTTCAGTATTGATTGATATTGGTGGCACGTTTGGGATACATATACTGGATTACAGTTACCTAACTATGCAAGAAGTATTAGATCCTTTGGAAGCAAGATTACAACTTTCGCTGTCAGACAAAACTGATATATCTTTAACGTGTAGTCCTTTTTCTCTAAAACTGAGTCCAACCATAGCCCACACGCTGGCAGTTTCCACGCATTTATGGTTTGCCTCTCTGGAGGAAGAAAAGAAGTGTGGAATTCTATTCACACGCTATATGGTAGCCAATAACAGTAATGTACCTATTCTCTTCGGTCAAAGTGGTACAGGAGAAAATATTCTGTTAGAAAGTAGGCAATGTAATTTCTATTCATGGCGACATATCAGTAACAAAATGTTGCGAATAGCGATCAAAGACAATGTATGGTTATGGAGCAAGCCATTTTCTGTAGGCACTGATGGAATCCAGGCAatcgaatttaataattcagcaACAAAAGCGGCAGTATTTGTAAGCGTCGCGTCGATTTCCGCCATGCAGAAGCTTGTCACGTTCTGCGGACAGCTTATAATTTCCAAtcaattggttgataattttgaaatgaagTTAGTCAGGTACGAGGCTGACATTGGATCAAAAGTGACCGTTCTGAAAGACGTATATCCTATTGCTGGTAAAAGTCGACCGCCATCGGTTATACTTGATGGCAACAAGAAAATGGCAATACGTTTGCGCTTCACGAATGTACCAAATCTGTCGTGGACAGGGGATATTCCTCTTCAGCCTAACGTGAAATGGGGACAACCATGGCTCGTTAAAGTTCCGTTGCAAGAACGTGGACAATTTTTAAGCATCTGGGTTCGGATAGTGACGCAAACGATTCAAGAGAGAATGAAAGTATTAGCTGTGCTTAGTCCCCTTTACATGATCAAGTCACATCTACCGGTACCAGTTAGAGTACAAATGGATACACCTTCGTTGAAGATATCTTTAAGCACAATGGTGAATGGTCGGGGTGAACGACAACAACTGTACTGTCCtggaacatttgaacattttcatCAGTTAACATTCCAGCTGGAATCTGGAGTCTCCACCTCTAACCCGTACGTTCCATTGTCGTACAGTTCTGTAGACCAACGAAAGTTCTTCAGAAGACCCGAGTCAGAGGACATCGACGATATTCTGAAGAGTCTTGAGAATCAAACGAACGAAGTTGAGTGGCCTTTCCAGGAAGACGAGATGGAGGAATGGATATCTGCTGAACAACCGCAAACGCATGTACAAGTGAAGTATCAAGATGCTGGATTAGTGTCGAGTACATTGCTGTTAGAACTGCAACCATggtgttttattttaaattcagtaGGATGTTACCTCTCATTAGTATCTGAGGATATCGAGCTCTGTCAGATTCCTCATTACGGCATCATAACACCACCTAAATTGGAAGGTACATTTCATTTATGCGTTGGCATCGGCGACACCTTCTACACATCCCAGGCTCTGCAACTGGCTAGGCCCGATTGGAGTCAAAGCTTCTATATGCCAAAAATAGGTGGACTCATTCCACTAGatggaaatattaaaacatgTGTAGATTGTGGCTCTAGTGTCTcaattatgaatattaattcCAGCATGTACGAAGATATGCGTCTTGTACGAGTAACAAGTAGCCACGTTATTAATAACTTAACGCCTCAAGAATTGTGCGTTGCCACGTTAGCAGTTCACGAGGATGCGACTAGACTCGAACTACCGAATGATCTCACCCCTTTCAGCTTCAATATTTCATCGAATGAAGATCAGAAACAGGGCATCCCCATCACACAGTGGTATACATTGTATATGGAGGAAATCATAGAACCACTTGCACTTTATATATCTCTGAGTCTGGGACATAAGTGGTCGTGCCCAATCCGAGTTGACCAAGGCATGAGTCGCAAATGTGTTGCTGTTCCAAATGGGTCTACCACCATGCCAGTAGTTATCACTATACAAGAGGATAAGGGTACGACTTATATAATGATGTACGTGGATCATCATCCTCAGTTACTAATCGAGAACACATGCGCCTTTAAAATTTTACTGGGTCAAGCTAACGAATCGGGAGGAGGAATAATACCGGACACTCCTCATTTTTCTtggatttgtgaaattgaaagTAATGCGAACTGCCATTATACCATTCCATCTATCAGCAATAGGCTACCTGATGCTCCGGTTACCAACGCTTCAAATGTCTTACTATTTTCTGCTGTGACGAGTGGTTATAACGAACAAATAAAGGGCAAAGAGCTACGATGGTCGAGAGGAATAAATTTGTCCGCAATATCAGGTGTGGCAGTGGATCAGTATGTCCGATTGCCATCCTATGGGGATGTGAAGTTGATCATGCAAAATCATTGTTACACCACGTACATTAATATTGTTCCTATTTCACAAGTGGAGGTGTCTGCACGAGACATTAGAAGTCGATTACTGCGTAAAGAGAATGATCCCAAAGATATTGAATCATTGCATGGGTCATTTTCAATTGAAGAAGATGACAGATCAACGATAAATGTGCAAAGTTCTGGTAGTTCGACCTCGGTAACCACTTTCTTCTCTGCTCAAGAAGACACTTCAACTCCAGATATGAAAACTTCTTCGCAAATGCATTTACAACGTTTAATAACCACTGTAGAAAATATCAAAGGTAGCGAGAACGATGATGCAAAAATTGTTGGAGAAAATAATTCTAACGAGGGATCTGCAACTATTTGCCTTCGCGGAGTTACAATTGTTATCATGCACGACATGAATGAAAATGCCCAACGAATTGAAGTGGCTAGTTTGTCTATGACCGATGTTATAGTCGCTGCTGTTGCAAAATCTAAGACCATAAATTTGCGAGTTTTCATAGGTGACTTACAATTAGATAATCAGTTATTTGATCAAGGAGGATTTGACTTTCCTGTAGTTTTAATAAGTCAGAGTCCACTTCTAGTAAAAGAAACCAGATTTTATACGTGCAACTGCTTGATGAGTAAACTTGAACAGATCAGAGAAAATTCGCTAATAGCAATTGATTATGTTTTAGAAAAACAAGGGCAATTAAGAG TGTCAAAAgatctttttataaaattcgCACCAATTAGTGCTTACATCGAGGATACATATATAACTCAATTGTTGAATTATGCAACTGCAATGGTACCACCAAGATTTCTAGTGCCTGATAGTTTGAAAAAGGCAAGGACATTGGTTTCGACGATCGGAGTATACATTCCTGACTACATAATGGTTGATGCAAAAATATTGAGTGCACCATTAAGACTGCAAAACTTAAAGATAGAACCTGTGTCTATTTTACTGAGCGTTCACACATCTGTCCGTTTATATGTAGCTTTAGATCATTCCCCACTATATTTTGGAACATTTgagaaaaagaatattttaactaCACCTTATAAACTTGGTAATGCTCTTACAATGCATTATTTATCTGGTGCTATATTTGGAGcag GTTGGGTAGTTGGATCTTTAGAAATATTAGGATCACCAGGAAGTTTGGCACAAGCTCTTGGATCAGGGCTTCGTGACTTTGTTTCTCTTCCATTTCAAGGTTTATTGCAAGGTCCATGGGGTTTCATTGTAGGAATAACACATGGCTCAGCCAGTTTAATGAGACACGTCACAGCAG GTACTCTGAATTCTGTAACTAAACTAGCATCCAGTGTAGCACGGAATTTAGATCGCCTAACACTCGATGAAGAACATTTACAACGACAAGAAGAGTCCCGAAGAATGCGACCCCAAGGCATGGCGCAGGGATTCTATCAAGGCTTAACTGGACTAGGAATGAGTCTTCTTG ctGCAGTCGCAGGATTGGCACACCATCCTTTGCAACAGGTTTGGTCAGGAGAGATAACAACTAAAAGTCTTGTCACCGGTGTTGGCCTTGGTCTAGTTGGTGTAGTCACTAAACCTTTAAGCGGTGCTGCAGAATTGGTTGCATTAACAGGACAAGGATTACTTCAAGGCGCTGGCTGGAATTCTTTACCTTCG CCTCGACAAAGACCAGTTGTTCAGTACACAACTGGCAATAATAACACATCTATTAGATATGCTTGGTGGTTATTACCATTGCTTGAAAACAATCATGGCAATATTTTGCATGTTGCCAATGCAGATTATGTTATTCAACAAGGTAGTAACCGTGCCGTAACATTGGTTTTAACAAGACACGCATTATTACTGGTTAATACGGCGGAAGACAATATAGaacgaatatttttattaaaagatttaACAAGTGCCGACCATCATTTGGAATCAACAATATGTTTATACTGTTCTCCTGAGACAGTTCAGAATAATAGATCAGTATCACCAGCTCCATATGAG aTGGATCAAGAAATGCGAGCACGAGTTGCGGAGTACGTTCGTAGTAGCAGCACTGGCTTAGCTAGTGTTTCTACAAACAGTGATGGACAGTCTGATGTCTTTGAAAATACCACTCCTCATTCCGATCGTACACTTACGTTTTACGTTTCTCCTGATTCGCGTAACTATTTATTATCGTTATTTAATATTGCCAAAAGACAAAGTCAGGGTAGTGGATTTAGGGtattataa